CTTCGAGGTGGACCGCGAGCTCGGGCGCAAGGCCATCGCAGCGGTGCCCCACCTCAAGGAGATCGCGGTCAACAACCGCGCGTTCCTGCGGCGCGCGGTGCGGTACTGCCTGGACCAGGGTGTGCGGCAGTTCCTCGACATCGGGGCGGGGATCCCGACCGCGGGCAACGTGCACGAGATCGCGCAGGCGGTCGACCCGGAGACCCGGGTGGTGTACGTCGACAACGAGCCGGTGGCGGTGGCGCACAGCCGCGCCATCCTCGACGGCAACGACAAGGCGACCATCGTGCAGGCCGACGCGCTGGAGGTCGAGAGCGTCCTGGACGCCCCGGAGACCCAGGGCCTGCTGGACTTCTCCCAGCCCATCGCGGTGATGATGGTCGCGCTGCTGCACTTCGTGCCGGAGAGCGCCAAGCCGCGCGAGGTGATCCGCCAGTACCACGAGCGGCTCGCGCCCGGCAGCCACATCGTCGTCTCCCACGTCACCGGGGACCACGACCCGGCCAGCGCGCAGGCCCTGGTCGACCTGTACCAGAACAGCAGCAACCCGGGCACGCTGCGCTCGCGGGACGAGGTGGCCGAGCTGGTCAGCGACTTCGAGCTCGTCGAGCCGGGCGTGGTGCACGTCCCGGAGTGGCACCCGGACTCCCCGGAGGACGTGTGGGAGGAACCGGAGCGGTCCATCGTCTACGGGGCTGTCGGACGCAAGGCCTGAGGTCGGTGCGGAGCGAAGAGCGGGGAGGTCACGCGGCATGCAGGAGCGGCCGGACTGGGCGCCGGAGGGGATCGACCTGAGCAAGCCCAGCGCTGCGCGGGTCTACGACTTCTACCTGGGCGGGGCGCACAACTTCGAGGTGGACCGCGAGCTCGGGCGCAAGGTCATGGCGGTCGTGCCCGAGGTCGGTGAGCTCGCGGTCAACAACCGTTCGTTCCTGCGGCGCGCGGTGCGGTACTGCCTGGACCAGGGTGTGCGGCAGTTCCTCGACATCGGGGCGGGGATCCCGACCGCGGGCAGCGTCCACGAGATCGCGCCGGAGGCTCGGGTGGTCTACGTGGACAACGAGCCGGTGGCGGTGGCGCACAGCCGCGCCATCCTCGAGGGCAACGACCGGGCCACCGTCGTCCAGGCGGACGTGCGGGACGTCGACGGCGTCCTGGACGCCCCGGAGACCCGGGAGCTGCTGGACTTCTCCCAGCCCATCGCGGTGATGATGGTCGCGCTGCTGCACTTCGTGCCGGAGAGCGCGAAGCCCCGCGAGGTGGTCCGCCGCTACCACGAGCGGCTCGCGCCCGGCAGCTACCTGGCCCTCTCCCACATCACCGGGGACGACGACGAGGAGCGCGTGGGCAAGCTGGTCGAGCTCTACCAGGGCAGCAGCGATCCGCTCACGCTGCGCTCGCGGGACGAGGTGGCCGAGCTGGTCAGCGACTTCGAGCTCGTCGAGCCGGGCGTGGTCTACCTCTCGGAGTGGCGTCCGGAGTCCCCCGAGGACAGGTGGGAACGACCGGAGCAGTCCATTGGTTACGGCGCCCTCGGGCGCAAGGTGTGAGGTTGATGCCAGACACAGTCGATGCTGGACCGGAGCACGACGAAGCGGTCAAGGAGTGGGCTCGCCGCATCATCCACACCAGCTACGTCGCGATGGGGCGACCCGAGCTGGAGGCCTTCCTGGCCGAGCGCCTGGGCGAGCTGCTGGCCGCGCTCGACAGCGGGCCGCCCGACGCCGCTGCCGACGTCGGGCGGCACCTGGTCGACGTGCACCTGACCAACTCGCAAGCGCTGGCCCGCACGCTGCGGCACCTGGCGACCGTGCTGCCCACCCTCCGCGAGGTCGACCCGGTCCGGCTGCACGAGGTGCTCAGCGAGCTGGCCGCGGGCTACGCCGGCGCGCTGCGCGAGCAGACCCTCACCGAGCAGGCGTTGATCCAGCGCGCGGTGTCGGCCGCCCGCGACGCCGCCGAGGAGGCGCTGCGCGCCAGCGAGGCCCGGTCCCGCGCCGTGGTCACCTCCTCCGCGCTGGGCATCGCCGTGGTCCGGCTGGACGGCGTCATCGAGGAGGTCAACACGGCGCTGCGCCGGATCTTCCGGCGGGGCGACGACGAGCTGCTCGGCCGCACGATCTTCGAGCTGGCCGACGAGGCGTGGACCAAGGAGCTGGAGGCCGCCAACGACCGCCTGGTCGGGGGCAGCGACGACCACTACCAGCTGGACACCCGGTTCACCGCGCCGGACGGCTCGCACGTGTGGACCCAGCTCTCGGCCGCCCTCGTCCGCGACGCCCGCGGCGAACCCGAGTACCAGGTGGTGCTCTACGAGGACATCACCGACCGGCACATGCTCCAGGAGAACTTCCGCAGGCAGGCCGTGCACGACCCGCTCACCGGCCTGGCGAACCGGACCCAGCTGCAGACCAGCCTGGACTCGGCGCTGGAGGAGACCCAGCCGGGCCGGCGGGTGGGGCTGTGCTACTTCGACCTGGACGGGTTCAAGGCGGTCAACGACAGCCTCGGCCACCAGATCGGCGACCAGCTGCTGCGCACCGTCGCGCAGCGGCTGCAGGCCGCGGCGCAGCGCGCGGCGAAGGGGGCGCTCGCGGCCCGGATGGGCGGTGACGAGTTCGTCGTCCTGGTGCCCGACTCGACCGGTGCCACCCACCTGATCGCCGTGGTCGAGGAGATGCTGCGCGAGGTCACCAGCCCCGCGCGCATCGGCTCGCACGAGCTCAGCGCCTCGGCCAGCGTCGGGATCGTGGAGCGCCCGGTCGCCGAGACCGACGCCGAGTCGCTGCTGCGCGACGCCGACGTCACCCTCTACCGGGCCAAGCAGGACGGCCGGGCCCAGTGGGTGCTGTACGACCCGGAGCGCAACGCGGCGGCGCTGGACCGGTTCCGGCTCTCCGCCGAGCTGCCCGCGGCGATCGAGCAGTACGAGCTGTTCGTCGAGTACCGGCCGATCGTGGAGCTGGCGACCGGGCGCTGCATCTCGGCCGCCGCCAGCATCCGCTGGGACCACCCGAAGTTCGGCGAGCTCGGCGAGGAGAGCTTCCTCGGGCTGGCCGAGGAGACCGGGTTGATCACCCGGCTCGGCACCTGGGCCCTGGAGCAGGTGTGCGAGCAGGCCGCGCGCTGGGTGCAGCAGCTCGGCGAGGCGGCCCCGGTCGCCGCCGTGCGCCTGTCGCCGCGCCACGTCCGCGACCCCGAGCTGGTCGGTGACGTGCAGCGCATCCTCCGCGACACCGGGTTGCCGCCCCGGTACCTCGCGCTCGGGCTGCCCGAGTCGGCGCTGTTCGACCCGCAGGGCGACCCCGAGGACATGCTGGAGATCTTCGCCGACATGGGGCTGCGGCTGTGCGTCTACGAGTTCGGCGAGGACTACGCCCGCATGTCGCGGCTGAAGGACCTGCCGCTGGGGATGGCGCGGATCGAGGGCCCGCACCTGGACAGCTTCGCCGACCCGAGCGGCCCCACTCCGCTGGACGAGCACCTGGTGGTGGCCGCCTGCGGCGCGGCCAAGCTGCTGGGCCTGCCGGTCAGCGCGGCGGGCGTGCGCGACGAGCGGCAGGCCCACCGCCTGCGCGACCTGGGCGTGTCGCTGGCGCTGGGGCCGTTCACCGGCGGCCTGGTGTCGGCGGTCGAGCTGGTCGAGCTCGTGCTCGAGCAGTCGGCGTGACCCCGGGTGGTGGCCGAGGACCGTCCGCGACCAGCCGATAGCATCGGGGATGCGAAGCGTGTCCGCGCCGGTCGCGGCCGGCCCAGTGGAGGAGTGATCGTGTCCGTACAGCCTTCCCAAGCCCAGCAAGCTCCCCGGGTGAAGGTTCCGGCGGGCACTACTGCGGGGGCAGCCGTGGCCGAGGCCGGGCTGCCGTCCAAGGGCCCGGAGGCGGTCGTCGTCGTCCGTGACGCCGAGGGCACCCTGCGCGACCTGGCCTGGGCGCCCGAGACCGACGTCGAGGTGGAGGCGGTCGCCGCCGACACCGAGGAGGGCCGCAGCGTCATCCGGCACTCCGCCGCGCACGTGCTCGCGCAGGCGGTGCAGAACCTCTTCCCGGACGCCAAGCTCGGGATCGGCCCGCCGGTCAAGGACGGTTTCTACTACGACTTCGACGTCGACCGCCCGTTCACCCCGGAGGACCTGCAGGCGCTCGAGAAGCGCATGAAGCAGATCATCAAGT
This region of Saccharopolyspora hordei genomic DNA includes:
- a CDS encoding SAM-dependent methyltransferase, yielding MAQRPDWAPEGVDLETPSAARVYDFYLGGAHNFEVDRELGRKAIAAVPHLKEIAVNNRAFLRRAVRYCLDQGVRQFLDIGAGIPTAGNVHEIAQAVDPETRVVYVDNEPVAVAHSRAILDGNDKATIVQADALEVESVLDAPETQGLLDFSQPIAVMMVALLHFVPESAKPREVIRQYHERLAPGSHIVVSHVTGDHDPASAQALVDLYQNSSNPGTLRSRDEVAELVSDFELVEPGVVHVPEWHPDSPEDVWEEPERSIVYGAVGRKA
- a CDS encoding SAM-dependent methyltransferase, which translates into the protein MQERPDWAPEGIDLSKPSAARVYDFYLGGAHNFEVDRELGRKVMAVVPEVGELAVNNRSFLRRAVRYCLDQGVRQFLDIGAGIPTAGSVHEIAPEARVVYVDNEPVAVAHSRAILEGNDRATVVQADVRDVDGVLDAPETRELLDFSQPIAVMMVALLHFVPESAKPREVVRRYHERLAPGSYLALSHITGDDDEERVGKLVELYQGSSDPLTLRSRDEVAELVSDFELVEPGVVYLSEWRPESPEDRWERPEQSIGYGALGRKV
- a CDS encoding putative bifunctional diguanylate cyclase/phosphodiesterase, with product MPDTVDAGPEHDEAVKEWARRIIHTSYVAMGRPELEAFLAERLGELLAALDSGPPDAAADVGRHLVDVHLTNSQALARTLRHLATVLPTLREVDPVRLHEVLSELAAGYAGALREQTLTEQALIQRAVSAARDAAEEALRASEARSRAVVTSSALGIAVVRLDGVIEEVNTALRRIFRRGDDELLGRTIFELADEAWTKELEAANDRLVGGSDDHYQLDTRFTAPDGSHVWTQLSAALVRDARGEPEYQVVLYEDITDRHMLQENFRRQAVHDPLTGLANRTQLQTSLDSALEETQPGRRVGLCYFDLDGFKAVNDSLGHQIGDQLLRTVAQRLQAAAQRAAKGALAARMGGDEFVVLVPDSTGATHLIAVVEEMLREVTSPARIGSHELSASASVGIVERPVAETDAESLLRDADVTLYRAKQDGRAQWVLYDPERNAAALDRFRLSAELPAAIEQYELFVEYRPIVELATGRCISAAASIRWDHPKFGELGEESFLGLAEETGLITRLGTWALEQVCEQAARWVQQLGEAAPVAAVRLSPRHVRDPELVGDVQRILRDTGLPPRYLALGLPESALFDPQGDPEDMLEIFADMGLRLCVYEFGEDYARMSRLKDLPLGMARIEGPHLDSFADPSGPTPLDEHLVVAACGAAKLLGLPVSAAGVRDERQAHRLRDLGVSLALGPFTGGLVSAVELVELVLEQSA